From Seriola aureovittata isolate HTS-2021-v1 ecotype China chromosome 16, ASM2101889v1, whole genome shotgun sequence, one genomic window encodes:
- the stmnd1 gene encoding stathmin domain-containing protein 1 isoform X1: protein MGCGSSTTTAVVQPLTQGEVNGDEEETGSKLGSRGDSAVSKGTTDSGVVMENKEIPGLPGAVPRKLPPLTSACVKEIEADRITKDAASPGLLQQDSTAQERQKSCEILKELLNQGIIPLGQTRQGSSICGEAYSIMLHDRDVRRRPPARLESLKAKNVQSLPSKEEIDKKIRLVEERRKLREDELRMRLRTKSARVRVRVRAAISSREEDEDMSLNPVNPLQSPLTCEPTPALLFHGLTGASGGECVREAGGDGTESEKEIGKAQTSKGSEKGRASGDSRGQSAEWVNEDGDEAKKEEELNEVEELQAGQLLTASGELESDFSFQHAKDKEETF from the exons ATGGGATGCGGCAGCTCCACAACCACCGCGGTGGTCCAACCGTTGACACAGGGGGAGGTGAATGGAGACGAG gaggagacaggaagtaaacTCGGTAGCCGTGGAGACTCTGCCGTGTCAAAGGGCACCACGGACAGCGGGGTGGTGATGGAGAACAAGGAGATCCCCGGGTTACCTGGAGCAGTGCCCAGAAAACTCCCTCCTCTAACATCTGCGTGTGTCAAAGAAATCGAAGCAGATAGGATTACAAAAGACG CAGCCAGCCCAGGATTGCTGCAGCAGGACAGCACAGCGCAGGAGCGCCAAAAGTCCTGTGAGATCCTGAAGGAGCTCCTGAATCAGGGCATCATCCCATTAGGACAGACCAGACAGGGGAGCAGCATCTGTGGAGAGGCCTACAGCATCATG CTGCACGACAGAGATGTCAGGCGAAGGCCTCCTGCCAGATTGGAGTCTTTGAAGGCCAAAAACGTGCAAAGTCTCCCCAGCAAAGAAGAGATTGATAAGAAGATAAGACTTGTTGAAGAAAGACGCAAG TTAAGAGAAGATGAGCTCAGGATGCGTTTAAGGACCAAGTCAGCGCGTGTCCGTGTCCGTGTCCGTGCCGCCATCTCCAgtagagaggaagatgaagacaTGTCCCTCAACCCTGTTAACCCCCTACAATCACCTCTCACCTGTGAACCGACTCCAGCTCTACTGTTTCACGGCCTGACTGGCGCCAGTGGAGGAGAGTGTGTAAGAGAGGCTGGAGGTGACGGcacagagagtgaaaaagaaatcGGTAAAGCACAGACCTCAAAAGGGAGTGAGAAGGGAAGAGCGAGTGGAGATAGCAGAGGGCAAAGTGCAGAGTGGGTGAATGAGGATGGTGATGAGGcgaagaaagaggaggagctaAACGAGGTGGAAGAGCTCCAGGCAGGGCAGCTCCTCACCGCCTCGGGGGAGCTGGAGAGTGATTTTAGTTTTCAACAtgcaaaagacaaagaggagacattttaa
- the stmnd1 gene encoding uncharacterized protein stmnd1 isoform X2, producing MENKEIPGLPGAVPRKLPPLTSACVKEIEADRITKDAASPGLLQQDSTAQERQKSCEILKELLNQGIIPLGQTRQGSSICGEAYSIMLHDRDVRRRPPARLESLKAKNVQSLPSKEEIDKKIRLVEERRKLREDELRMRLRTKSARVRVRVRAAISSREEDEDMSLNPVNPLQSPLTCEPTPALLFHGLTGASGGECVREAGGDGTESEKEIGKAQTSKGSEKGRASGDSRGQSAEWVNEDGDEAKKEEELNEVEELQAGQLLTASGELESDFSFQHAKDKEETF from the exons ATGGAGAACAAGGAGATCCCCGGGTTACCTGGAGCAGTGCCCAGAAAACTCCCTCCTCTAACATCTGCGTGTGTCAAAGAAATCGAAGCAGATAGGATTACAAAAGACG CAGCCAGCCCAGGATTGCTGCAGCAGGACAGCACAGCGCAGGAGCGCCAAAAGTCCTGTGAGATCCTGAAGGAGCTCCTGAATCAGGGCATCATCCCATTAGGACAGACCAGACAGGGGAGCAGCATCTGTGGAGAGGCCTACAGCATCATG CTGCACGACAGAGATGTCAGGCGAAGGCCTCCTGCCAGATTGGAGTCTTTGAAGGCCAAAAACGTGCAAAGTCTCCCCAGCAAAGAAGAGATTGATAAGAAGATAAGACTTGTTGAAGAAAGACGCAAG TTAAGAGAAGATGAGCTCAGGATGCGTTTAAGGACCAAGTCAGCGCGTGTCCGTGTCCGTGTCCGTGCCGCCATCTCCAgtagagaggaagatgaagacaTGTCCCTCAACCCTGTTAACCCCCTACAATCACCTCTCACCTGTGAACCGACTCCAGCTCTACTGTTTCACGGCCTGACTGGCGCCAGTGGAGGAGAGTGTGTAAGAGAGGCTGGAGGTGACGGcacagagagtgaaaaagaaatcGGTAAAGCACAGACCTCAAAAGGGAGTGAGAAGGGAAGAGCGAGTGGAGATAGCAGAGGGCAAAGTGCAGAGTGGGTGAATGAGGATGGTGATGAGGcgaagaaagaggaggagctaAACGAGGTGGAAGAGCTCCAGGCAGGGCAGCTCCTCACCGCCTCGGGGGAGCTGGAGAGTGATTTTAGTTTTCAACAtgcaaaagacaaagaggagacattttaa
- the rbm24a gene encoding RNA-binding protein 24, with protein MHTTQKDTTYTKIFVGGLPYHTTDSSLRKYFEVFGEIEEAVVITDRQTGKSRGYGFVTMADRSAADRACKDPNPIIDGRKANVNLAYLGAKPRVMQPGFTFGVPQIHPAFIQRPYGIPAHYVYPQAFVQPSVVIPHVQPAAAAPATASSPYIDYTGAAYAQYSAAAASAAAAAYEQYPYAASPAAAGYVATAGYGYAVQQPLATAAPGSAAAAAAAFGQYQPQQLQADRMQ; from the exons ATGCACACCACGCAAAAGGACACAACCTATACGAAGATTTTTGTCGGGGGTCTTCCCTACCACACCACGGATTCAAGTCTCAGGAAATATTTTGAGGTGTTCGGTGAGATTGAAGAAGCGGTGGTGATTACCGACAGACAGACCGGCAAGTCTAGAGGTTATGGATTC gtgaCGATGGCGGATCGCTCGGCTGCAGACCGGGCCTGTAAGGACCCCAACCCAATCATTGACGGCAGGAAGGCCAACGTCAACCTGGCCTACCTGGGCGCCAAGCCTCGGGTGATGCAGCCAG GTTTTACCTTTGGTGTTCCCCAAATTCACCCTGCGTTCATCCAAAGGCCTTATGG CATTCCGGCCCACTACGTGTACCCTCAGGCCTTTGTGCAGCCTAGTGTGGTCATCCCTCATGTGCAGCCTGCAGCCGCTGCACCTGCCACCGCTTCCTCCCCCTACATCGACTACACCGGAGCCGCCTACGCGCAGTATTCTGCAGCGGCAGCCAGTGCTGCCGCTGCTGCATACGAGCAGTACCCCTACGCTGCCTCCCCTGCAGCCGCAGGCTACGTGGCCACCGCCGGCTACGGCTATGCAGTCCAGCAGCCTTTAGCCACCGCCGCCCCAGGCTCGGCCGCCGCTGCAGCCGCAGCCTTCGGTCAGTACCAGCCCCAGCAGCTGCAAGCTGACCGCATGCAATAG